The genomic stretch AATTTCTGTTTTATATTTTTAGCAGCGCAAAAGGGGAAATAAAGCATTTGGACAGCAGAGGTGATTGCTTTAGAAAAATTGATAGACTTTATATGGAAACGTTTGCGTAATAATGCTCATCGCATTCTAAATTTGGAATGAAAATTACACTTGAAAGGAAATTTATAATGTCATTATTCAGTTTAAAAAGAAAGAACTATTTTGTTCCACTAGAAATTCAAAGGCAACAATGGTTCAAACACTTTATCGTTGCATTTATGTCTGTATTTATTTGTTATCTAACGGTCTATCTTCTAAGGAATAACTTTAAAGCAGCTCAGACATTGTTAATTGAGCAGAACCATTTCAGCACCACAGAACTAGGAATGATTGGTTTAGCTTTTTCTGTTATGTACGGAATTGGAAAAACGATTTTAGGGTATGCCGTGGATGGAAGAAATGCTAAAAAAATAATGAGTTTTTTATTAGGGATTTCCGCCATTATATCAATTATTATTGGAATACTTTTAGTTACAAAGCAAGCAACAGTGGGTATATTGTTTATCCTTTGGGGAGCAAATGGATTTGTGCAATCACCAGGTGGACCGGCTTCCTATTCAACTATCACACGATGGACGCCAAAATTGAAAAGAGGAAGATGGTTAGGCTTTTGGAATGCCTCGCATAATATAGGTGGTGCTTTAGCGGGAATTGTTGCTTTTTGGGGTGCGACTACTTTCTTTAATGGCGGGGCAGGGGGAATGTTTATCGTTCCGGGTATCATTGCGATCATCATTGCAATTATTTGCTTCTCCGTGGGGCATGATGAACCAGAAGAATTAGGATGGAACTCTGCCGCTGAAATTTTTGAAGAGCGAGAAGAACAAGGAGAATCGGAGACAAAAGACCTTTCTAGATTTCAAATTTTGTGTCGATTTGTTATTAATAATCCTTGGGTATGGACTTTATGTGTCATAAATATATTCATCTATATTGTTAGAATTGGTATTGATAATTGGGCGCCCGTTTATTGTATTCAAGCGCTAGGATGGAGCACAAAAGATGCAATTATGACTATTTCTTTTTTTGAAATTGGAGCATTGCTAGGTTCATTATCGTGGGGCTGGCTCTCAGATATTATGAAAGGCCGCCGTATGCTTTGCTCTATTATTGCAGTTGTCATTGAATTTTTCATGTTAATTAGTTACTCGCAAGTTACAAGTGTTTATAGCATGTATACGGTATTATTTATTTTAGGATTCTTAGTATTTGGCCCCCAACTTTTAATTGGCGTGTCGGTGATAGAGTTTGTTCCTAGAAATGCTTTAGCTGTAACAAATGGCTTAACTGGAACGTTTGCATACTTATTCGGAGATTCTTTTGCTAAAGTCTTTCTAGGATATATCGCAGACCCAACAAAAGCGGGTATACAAATATTTGGCTATACTTTACACGGCTGGGGCGCAACTTTTACCATTATGTTTACAGCTTTAATTATTGCAGGCTTAATGATGATTCCAGTTGCATTAAAACAAGAGAAAATCATCCGACAAGCAAAAGTTTTACATCTATAAGTTGAAAAGTAATGAGTGAAGATAAACTAATTACTAAAAAGGTATCCTAATTAATAGTATAAGGATACCTTTTTCATTACAAAATGGTTTGTTAAATACGAAAAACATTATTTTGCTAAAGAAGTCTTTTTATAAAGAATAAAAATTGCAACAGTGATTAAAAGGACACCCATAATAGCAGGAGCAGCATGGCCAAGCGTAATATAAAGTTGCCCACCGATAACGGGTCCGATAATACGCGCCACCGACTGAATGGCTTGGCTACCTCCTTGAATCCGACCTTGTTCGCTAGCGCTAGCAGATTTTGAAACCATGCCGTTAAACGAAGGTCCGAAAATCGAGTCGCCAAAACCGAAAACGAACATCCCGATAACAAGTAGCGGCGCAAGTGTGAAAATCGAGGAAGCTGCAATAAGCAAATAGCCAATAATCTCAGCAATCATCCCCAAAATAGCTATTTGTTTGTCCGTTAACTTGAGTAGTAATTTTGGCATAACAAAAGCTTGCGACAAGATATCTTGAATTCCCATAATGGAAAACATCATCCCAATTAAAGCTGGCTTCCAACTGAAACTATCAATGGCGAATTGAGACATGACAGCTTGCAAGGAACCATTAGGAACCCAAATGAAAAATGCAGCAATCAGTAAACGTCCTAAGTTTTTGATGGTCAGAATTTTAAGCAGCTGGGAAAAAGGATTGAGTCGCATAAGCGGAATTCGTTTTAAACGATTTGCTTCTTCTAAACTCTCAGGCATGTAGAAATAACCGAATAAAAAGTTGATGAAAGTAATCGCTGCTCCAAAGAAAAATGGCATTGCGTAACCAAAGTGGGCAAGCAATCCACCGAAAGCCGGACCAAGCGCAGCACCCGCACCAGCTGCAGCGCTAACCCAACCAAAGTATTTCGTCCGCTCCTCTTGAGGCGTAATATCAGCAAAGAAAGCAAATAGTGTACTTATGCTACCACCAGTGATTCCTTCAAAAATTCGACCAAGAAAGAGCACCCAAAGCGCCCCACCAAGACCGAAAATAAAGTAACCAATCGCAGAGCCGATAAAACAAATGAGTAACACTGGTCGTCTGCCAAATCTGTCACTTAAAGCACCAAGACCAGGCGCAGCAAAGAACACGCAAAGCGCATAAACAGATGTGAGCAGTGTCACCATAAGCGCTTGATCACTAGCATTTGTTACGTAAGGTGTTACGAGAAACGGGACAACGGGCATAATAATACTAAACCCCATCCCACAAAGGAAGACAGATATAAGACCGAAAAGTAAAGTTTTCTTATTAATAATAGATTTAGTTGAAGACATGTAATACTCCTATCGATTGTAATTAGTGTCCTAGGAAACATAATTAGCTTAACTCGTTTTTGTTTCCTTGTCAACAAAAATAAAACAATAAAAAACAACCTAACTTGAAAAATTAGGCTGTTACTAGGTTTATTCGGATTTTTGATTGTAAACTTTCTGCATTTCATTATCTAAATGACGACTATATTTATCCACAAATTTTAACACTTCCGCATATTGTGCATCCGTTACGTCTTCGAAAACTACCTTGTCACGATCGAGGAATTCTTGATGCAAATCATCGTGGACTTGGTTAATTTCAGCGCCTTTAGCTGTTAGACGGAAATAAATTTCTTTCTTATTCTCCGGTTTTTGATAACTTTCAATATAGCCTTTATCCATCAGCTTTTTTGTAATTTTGCTAATCGCGCTCTTTGTCATATAGAAGGCTTCCGCGAGTTTCGTTACATTAGGATCTTCATTTTTGGCAATGTATTCGATGCAGTGGACTTCAGAAGGTTTATATCCCTCTAGCGCTTTTTCCATCTTCACTTTATTAATCCAAGCGAGCTTATTAAATAAATCTCTGACGTTCGCCATGACTTGTTCATTTTTATCCATGCCATGCCCTCCTACTCTATCTGCTTGTAGTATAGCTGTTTTTTGTGTCCGGTTCAACTATTTATTGCCTTTCGTAGCTAAAAGGGGAACTTGAAAGCGCTGTTTGTTAAGAGTGTGTAAATTTCCAGTGTTATCAATATTATTTCACTGTTAAGATTTGTTATACTTAACACATAAACTGTTTGGAAGGGGCTGACATGATTGGAGATATACCGCAAAAGCGCGGCAGAAACATTTACACAACTAGAAGCAACAGAACAAGGCTTAACAACTAGTGAGGTAACAAAACGACAAGAAAAATACGGTTTTAACGAACTGAAGAATAAAAAGAAAGATCCACTTTGGAAACTTTTCCTGGAAACATTTAAAGATCCAATGGTTATTGTTTTAGTCGTTGCTGCCTTAGTGCAGTTGGTTTTAGGCGAAGTGGTTGAATCGCTTATTATCTTTTTAGTACTTATTGTCAACTCGATTATTAGCGTAGTTCAGACGAGGAAAGCAGAAAGTTCGCTTGATGCATTACGAGAAATGTCTGCGCCGGTTGCCAAAGTAATTCGTGATGGCTCTAAGCAAAGTATTCATGCGCGCGAACTTGTTCCGGGTGACGTCGTTATTTTGGATGCTGGTGATTTCGTCCCAGCAGACGGCCGTTTGTTCGAAAGCGGCTCTTTAAAAATCGACGAAGGGATGCTTACTGGTGAATCGGAAGCGGTCGAGAAATATATTGATACCATTCCAGATGAAGTGGGGCTTGGCGACCGTGTGAATATGGTTTTCAGCGGTTCCCTCGTTGTATATGGTCGTGGGATGTTTGTTGTAACAGGCACAGCGAGCGAAACAGAAATCGGAAAAATCGCCGGACTTCTTGAAACAGCAGAAGCAAAACAAACACCACTACAAAGAAAACTAGAATCATTCAGTAAAAAGCTAGGACTCGGTATTTTAGCTCTCTGTGTACTTATTTTTGCAGTTGAAGCTGGTCGCGTATTACTCGGCGACAATTCAGCGGATATGGCAACGGCGATTTTAAATGCCTTTATGTTTGCCGTGGCCGTAGCTGTAGCAGCGATTCCGGAAGCACTTTCTTCTATTGTAACGATTGTACTTGCAGTTGGAACAAACAAAATGGCAAAGCAGCACGCGATTATTAGAAAGCTTCCAGCAGTTGAAACACTAGGCTCCACAAGCGTTATTTGTACAGACAAAACCGGAACGTTAACGCAAAATAAAATGACGGTCGTCGATTACTATTTACCCGATGGCACAAAAGAAAATTTCCCGGAAAGTCCAGAAAATTGGTCAGAAGGGGAACGCCGTTTGATTCATATTGCGGTACTTTGTAACGATTCAAATATTAACAGTGAGGGCAAGGAGTTAGGCGACCCGACCGAAGTGGCGCTAATTGCCTTTAGTAATAAAAATAATCAAGATTACAATGAAATTCGCGAAAAATTCATTCGTGAAGGCGAAATTCCCTTTGATTCAGATCGTAAGTTAATGTCTACGCTTCATACCTTTAATGAAAACAAGGCAATGCTAACAAAAGGCGGACCAGACGTGATGTTCGCGCGTTGCAGTTATGTTTTCCTTGATGGGGAAGAAAAGCCAATGACAGAAGAAATTTTAGCGAAATTAAAAGAAACAAATGAAGAATTTTCGAATCAGGCGCTCCGGGTCCTTGCTTACGGCTACAAACGGATGCCTGCTGATACAACTGAATTAAAATTAGAAGATGAGCAAGATATCGTTCTAGTTGGCTTAACTGCAATGATTGATCCGCCACGTGAAGCCGTGTATGCATCGATTGAAGAGTCCAAAAAAGCTGGCATTCGTACAGTCATGATCACCGGTGACCATAAAACAACGGCACAAGCAATCGGCCGTGACATTGGTTTAATGGATGCCGATGATATCGCATTAACAGGCCAAGAACTAGACGCAATGCCAGAAGAAGAACTCGACAAAAAACTAGAACATATCGCAGTCTACGCCCGAGTTTCACCAGAAAATAAAATCCGTATCGTCAAAGCTTGGCAGAAAAAAGGCAAAATCACAGCAATGACTGGCGACGGTGTCAATGATGCACCCGCTTTAAAACAAGCCGATATTGGTGTCGCAATGGGTAGCGGAACCGACGTTGCGAAAGACTCTGCCGCGATGATTCTGACCGATGATAATTTCGTTTCGATTGTGGATGCGGTTGGCGTTGGTAGAACCGTTTTTGACAATATTAAGAAATCAATTGCTTATCTATTTGCAGGAAACCTAGGTGCGATTATTGCGATTTTATTCGCGCTAGTGCTGGACTGGATTAACCCGTTCACTGCGTTACAATTACTATTTATCAACTTAGTCAATGACTCCTTACCAGCAATCGCACTAGGTATGGAAAAAGCAGAACCTGACGTAATGAAACGCAAACCGAGAGATATTAACGAAGGCATTTTTGCTGGTGGAACGATGCGCGCCGTTATCAGCCGCGGTGTATTAATCGGTATCGCTGTTATCATCTCACAATATATCGGGTTGCAAATTTCACCAGAGATGAGTGTTGCAATGGCATTTACTACGCTTATCCTAGCACGTACATTACAAACATTTGCAGCTCGCTCGAATGTCCAAACCGCATTTGGCGCAGGATTCTTCAGTAACAAATACGTAATCGGTGCGGTATTACTTTGTTTCGTCCTATACGGAATTACAGTATTACCAGGAGCTCGAGAAATTTTCTCAATCCCAGCATCATTTGGCCTACATGAATGGTCGATAGCAGCGGGGCTAGCACTTGCAGCAGTTGTGATGATGGAGATTATTAAATTAGTTCAGAATAAGTTTTTCAAATAAATTATATAAACACAGAAATCACTCGTTTTGCGGAGGATTTCTGTGTTTTTTCTTTCTATCCAAAATAACTTATGAGAATGATAAGTAGTCATTGCGCAGGTGAAAATTAATAATTAGTTGTTTTATTGGAAAAAGTACTAAAAAGGTAAAAAAACGATGAGATGAATTGTGTATGTGGTGAATTTTATTGGTGAATGGCTCTGAAAAAGGGAAGTGGAGAATCTTTTAAAAATTACTAACGATTCTTCATTTGTTAAATATGTCGGAATTGTGTCGGAAACCGCTTTTTTATATGACGAACTTTTGTATAAAATTCTTATATTCATTCTTTATTTTAAAAACTCATTTTAGTCATATGTACATAGAAGTTTTTAGCAAGTAATATAAGAGTTGCAATGTGATTACACATTATTTCGCAACTATAAAATATACTTTGAGGAGAGAACTCTTTATGATTAAAGCAACTAGAGCACGGCATTACCTCGTACTGTTAATGGCATTTTTCCTAGTACTAGGACAATTAAATTTAACAGCGCTTAAGGTTTTTGCAAAAGAAAATGGGAATGATGAGCTAACTTATGAAGTTCAGTCCAAATTGGCTGAAGATAAAAAATCAGCTGATTTAACCATTAAAGTAACACCAAAAAACGATCAGGTGAAAATCCTTACCATTGAAACACCTGATGGAGAGAAGAAAGAAGGCCAAGAAGTAAGCTATAAAGCCGAAAAAAATGGCACAACTAATTTCTTAATTAATTATCAAGATGCAAGCGAAGAAAAAGCAGAAACTAAAAAATATACTGCTTCTTATGAAGTAAATGATATAGTTTCAGATGATGAAGCAAATAAAGATAATACAACAGAGAAGGTAACTGAAAAAGAAGCTGATAATATTCAACCTCCTTCTACTAAAGATAGTAACAAAAATCTAAAATCACTTAAAGCAGGACAAACAACGGTTGATTTAAAAATACCTGATTATGACCAAACAGCATGGGCAAACGGTGATATTAAAGAAGTAACTGCAACAGTAAACTTTGGCGACAATACTTCTACTGGCAAAAAAGTAAATTTCACTTTACCAGATGGAATGCGTTTTGTTTCTTTGCCAGTGCCGAGCAACTATCAGGCTGGTTCGAATGTAGACAAAGGGGTTTTAAGTCATTTAGGGGCAAGTGATCCACTAGGAATAGCCATTACTTCGGTAAAAGTACCTGATAAAGAAAAAGCATATAATCAAGCCACTTTTGGAACAGTTAGTTATGAGCTAAGTCCAGGAACTGAAAAAGCGAGCTTTACTTTTTCTGTACGAGTAGATGCAGCAAAATATTACGGAGCAGTTGACTTAGCCACTCCAATAAAAACAGAAATTTTTATGGGTGAGACAACTTCACCAGTTGCTTCCGCGGAACAAGCGATTCATGCGGAAGGAAATAAGGTTGTAGGTTATACGAATCAGGATCATGTGAAAACTATGTTCCGAACTTGGTATAGTAATCAAAGGCTAACAGAAGTACTTGCAAGCACAGATACAACAGATTCTTATAACTATACAAAATCTTACTCTGTTGTGAATGGATTAAATAATTTAGACAACCGTGGATCAGCGTATTATCTAGCAAAAAACATAGAGATGACGCTTTATTATCCAGAAGGTATGGAGTTTGTAAACGTTGTGAATCATGGTGGTACGCCTTTAACGGATAATTCCAACCTAACTATTACTAATTATCCAAGTGAAAATAAGGTTGTAGTTGATTGTAAGCAATTAAATTTCAACTCAGCGAATAATTCTATTTACGGAGTCAAATATAAAGTGCCTAAAGGAACGCCTGTTGGAACTTATAGCACTGCAAAAGCGCCACATGCGGTTATCACAACGTATGATGGAGAAGTATTCGAAACCGATGCATTAACTAACAATACTAATGATTTAACTACTTTAGCTCCTCTAGATACTTGTAAAGTAGTTGATACTTCCAATAATAAAATGAATTTATTTTCAGCAAATGGAACAATCAACCCGGATAACGAAACTTGGGCTGGTAGTATCCAAATCGATAATAAAAGAACATCTGGTGTGAAGAAAAATCAAATGTATCACATTGAATTTGATCCTAACTGGGAAGCCTACATGGTCAATATCCCTTTTGATAGCACCATTTCAGAAAATAAAATAACTGATGTTCAATATAAAACAAATTTAAACGACACATTCCGAACGTATGAAGGAGCGCTCACTAAAAATAATAACCAAATGTATCGCTTAGATGCAAACGCAGTGGAGCTTCAAGAAGGTGAGTATTTCACAGAAGTGAAAGCGAATGTGGGAGACTTTTCACCTGGATATCAGAATACAGAAGCTTCGGCTACCTATCGTTGGAACTCAACTGTTTCGTACGGAAAAGTTAAGCCAGGAATTACATCAGTTCAATATAAAGGTTCCATTTGGGATGCTGATGATGAGGCCGAAACAAAATCTTCTGCGACATCAACTTATAGTGTTTTAAATACAGAAAGTACCGCAGCAAATGGTACGGCTGCTTTCTACGATAAAGCTGGTAATGTAGTAAAAACAGCTAGTCCAGGAGAAACCATTAAAACAAAAGCAACATTACTTTTATCAGACTATCCTTATGGGACTAGAACTGTACTCAATAATCCAGAAGTATATTTACGTGCTTTAGAAGGTACAAAAGTTCTGCCTTCTTCTATTAAACTGACAGACCAAGATGGGAAAGATGTTAATTTCTCCATTCAGCAGGAAACGGCAAATAATGGAGATAAGGTTTATGTATTAAAGACAACGGATGTTTCCGTAGGGGCATTTACGGGATACCCGGCTAAGAGTAAATTTCTAAATATCAGTTACGACACAACATTTGATGTAACATTAGCTAAGAGTATCAATATGGATGCACAAGAAGTCCTTGCATGGGGCGGCCCCAATGTTGCTTCCGCAATTGCCAATAATAACTTTTCAGATGTAGGTCTAGATGTTAATAAAAATGGCAAAGACAATGAAAAATTACTTTCTGTTAACAGTAGTACTTTAAGTGTTCCAAAACAAGACACCGTTGCAGTGGAAACTTTCTTGAGCATAGCTGGAGAAGGAGAAAAAGCAGCTTATACTGAAGGCGATGATAGTACAGTTTCTTACTTCACACCAGGAACAGATGCTGAATACACAGTTCAAATCACTAACGCATCTAATGGGGAAGCAACCACTTTTGAACTTTATATTCCAATCCCAAAAACTGGTCAAAACTTCGGAGAAAAATTCCAAAGTGAAGCATTTAAGTGGGACATGAAGTTAAATAGCGCACTTGCAATTAATGACGAACAGAAAAATCAATTTGAAGTGAGCTATGCAACGCAAGCCAATGAAAATAATTATGACTCAACTAGTATTTATACAGAGACAGTGTCAGATTATGAAAAAGTAAATATGGTTCGAATTAAAGTAAAAACGCAAATTAATGCTGGAGAAGCACAAACTTTCAAAGTTCCACTTAAAGTAGACGAAACTTTTGATTCTGCGACGGAAGGGAATAAGATTGGTGAACGTGATGTTTACAATCCTTTCTACCGAGTAATAACCAATACTTTCTCTGGTTCATTATCAGGAACAAAAGTAGGGGCTGAACTTGTCATTGGCGAAGTTTCGGGAACATTATTTAATGACAAAGATGTTAACGGGATTTATGAAAAAGCAAAAGGTGATGAACCATTAGCTAATGAAACAGTGGAGCTTTATAAGTGGAATGATGCAACCTCTAATTATGAACCTGCTAAGAAAGCGGGAGAAAATGTAACTACTAAAACTAATAGTGATGGGAAATACAGCTTTGATTACAATTCTGGTGTAGGCTATGGTAATTATGCTGTGAAATTCCCAGAAAAAGCAGGTTATCAATTTACGTTGAAAAATGTAGGAAAAGATGTCACATTAGACAGTGATGTACCATACAGCGGTGCAGAAAAAGGTTGGAATAAAGAAATTGATCCAACACAACCAAACGCACAATATATCAATGCGGGATACTATGCTTATAATCCTACGCAAGATTTAAAAGTTAACTTAAATGAAAAACAAGTTCAAATGGGTCGCAGCTTAGAAATCACTTTACCAAAAGTAGCTTCAACCACTGGACAAGCTGCCGAAGATACCATTGAACCAAGCTTCT from Listeria monocytogenes ATCC 19117 encodes the following:
- the hpt gene encoding hexose phosphate transporter Hpt — translated: MSLFSLKRKNYFVPLEIQRQQWFKHFIVAFMSVFICYLTVYLLRNNFKAAQTLLIEQNHFSTTELGMIGLAFSVMYGIGKTILGYAVDGRNAKKIMSFLLGISAIISIIIGILLVTKQATVGILFILWGANGFVQSPGGPASYSTITRWTPKLKRGRWLGFWNASHNIGGALAGIVAFWGATTFFNGGAGGMFIVPGIIAIIIAIICFSVGHDEPEELGWNSAAEIFEEREEQGESETKDLSRFQILCRFVINNPWVWTLCVINIFIYIVRIGIDNWAPVYCIQALGWSTKDAIMTISFFEIGALLGSLSWGWLSDIMKGRRMLCSIIAVVIEFFMLISYSQVTSVYSMYTVLFILGFLVFGPQLLIGVSVIEFVPRNALAVTNGLTGTFAYLFGDSFAKVFLGYIADPTKAGIQIFGYTLHGWGATFTIMFTALIIAGLMMIPVALKQEKIIRQAKVLHL
- a CDS encoding MFS transporter; the encoded protein is MSSTKSIINKKTLLFGLISVFLCGMGFSIIMPVVPFLVTPYVTNASDQALMVTLLTSVYALCVFFAAPGLGALSDRFGRRPVLLICFIGSAIGYFIFGLGGALWVLFLGRIFEGITGGSISTLFAFFADITPQEERTKYFGWVSAAAGAGAALGPAFGGLLAHFGYAMPFFFGAAITFINFLFGYFYMPESLEEANRLKRIPLMRLNPFSQLLKILTIKNLGRLLIAAFFIWVPNGSLQAVMSQFAIDSFSWKPALIGMMFSIMGIQDILSQAFVMPKLLLKLTDKQIAILGMIAEIIGYLLIAASSIFTLAPLLVIGMFVFGFGDSIFGPSFNGMVSKSASASEQGRIQGGSQAIQSVARIIGPVIGGQLYITLGHAAPAIMGVLLITVAIFILYKKTSLAK
- a CDS encoding MarR family transcriptional regulator, encoding MDKNEQVMANVRDLFNKLAWINKVKMEKALEGYKPSEVHCIEYIAKNEDPNVTKLAEAFYMTKSAISKITKKLMDKGYIESYQKPENKKEIYFRLTAKGAEINQVHDDLHQEFLDRDKVVFEDVTDAQYAEVLKFVDKYSRHLDNEMQKVYNQKSE
- a CDS encoding calcium-transporting ATPase encodes the protein MEIYRKSAAETFTQLEATEQGLTTSEVTKRQEKYGFNELKNKKKDPLWKLFLETFKDPMVIVLVVAALVQLVLGEVVESLIIFLVLIVNSIISVVQTRKAESSLDALREMSAPVAKVIRDGSKQSIHARELVPGDVVILDAGDFVPADGRLFESGSLKIDEGMLTGESEAVEKYIDTIPDEVGLGDRVNMVFSGSLVVYGRGMFVVTGTASETEIGKIAGLLETAEAKQTPLQRKLESFSKKLGLGILALCVLIFAVEAGRVLLGDNSADMATAILNAFMFAVAVAVAAIPEALSSIVTIVLAVGTNKMAKQHAIIRKLPAVETLGSTSVICTDKTGTLTQNKMTVVDYYLPDGTKENFPESPENWSEGERRLIHIAVLCNDSNINSEGKELGDPTEVALIAFSNKNNQDYNEIREKFIREGEIPFDSDRKLMSTLHTFNENKAMLTKGGPDVMFARCSYVFLDGEEKPMTEEILAKLKETNEEFSNQALRVLAYGYKRMPADTTELKLEDEQDIVLVGLTAMIDPPREAVYASIEESKKAGIRTVMITGDHKTTAQAIGRDIGLMDADDIALTGQELDAMPEEELDKKLEHIAVYARVSPENKIRIVKAWQKKGKITAMTGDGVNDAPALKQADIGVAMGSGTDVAKDSAAMILTDDNFVSIVDAVGVGRTVFDNIKKSIAYLFAGNLGAIIAILFALVLDWINPFTALQLLFINLVNDSLPAIALGMEKAEPDVMKRKPRDINEGIFAGGTMRAVISRGVLIGIAVIISQYIGLQISPEMSVAMAFTTLILARTLQTFAARSNVQTAFGAGFFSNKYVIGAVLLCFVLYGITVLPGAREIFSIPASFGLHEWSIAAGLALAAVVMMEIIKLVQNKFFK
- a CDS encoding bacterial Ig-like domain-containing protein, translating into MIKATRARHYLVLLMAFFLVLGQLNLTALKVFAKENGNDELTYEVQSKLAEDKKSADLTIKVTPKNDQVKILTIETPDGEKKEGQEVSYKAEKNGTTNFLINYQDASEEKAETKKYTASYEVNDIVSDDEANKDNTTEKVTEKEADNIQPPSTKDSNKNLKSLKAGQTTVDLKIPDYDQTAWANGDIKEVTATVNFGDNTSTGKKVNFTLPDGMRFVSLPVPSNYQAGSNVDKGVLSHLGASDPLGIAITSVKVPDKEKAYNQATFGTVSYELSPGTEKASFTFSVRVDAAKYYGAVDLATPIKTEIFMGETTSPVASAEQAIHAEGNKVVGYTNQDHVKTMFRTWYSNQRLTEVLASTDTTDSYNYTKSYSVVNGLNNLDNRGSAYYLAKNIEMTLYYPEGMEFVNVVNHGGTPLTDNSNLTITNYPSENKVVVDCKQLNFNSANNSIYGVKYKVPKGTPVGTYSTAKAPHAVITTYDGEVFETDALTNNTNDLTTLAPLDTCKVVDTSNNKMNLFSANGTINPDNETWAGSIQIDNKRTSGVKKNQMYHIEFDPNWEAYMVNIPFDSTISENKITDVQYKTNLNDTFRTYEGALTKNNNQMYRLDANAVELQEGEYFTEVKANVGDFSPGYQNTEASATYRWNSTVSYGKVKPGITSVQYKGSIWDADDEAETKSSATSTYSVLNTESTAANGTAAFYDKAGNVVKTASPGETIKTKATLLLSDYPYGTRTVLNNPEVYLRALEGTKVLPSSIKLTDQDGKDVNFSIQQETANNGDKVYVLKTTDVSVGAFTGYPAKSKFLNISYDTTFDVTLAKSINMDAQEVLAWGGPNVASAIANNNFSDVGLDVNKNGKDNEKLLSVNSSTLSVPKQDTVAVETFLSIAGEGEKAAYTEGDDSTVSYFTPGTDAEYTVQITNASNGEATTFELYIPIPKTGQNFGEKFQSEAFKWDMKLNSALAINDEQKNQFEVSYATQANENNYDSTSIYTETVSDYEKVNMVRIKVKTQINAGEAQTFKVPLKVDETFDSATEGNKIGERDVYNPFYRVITNTFSGSLSGTKVGAELVIGEVSGTLFNDKDVNGIYEKAKGDEPLANETVELYKWNDATSNYEPAKKAGENVTTKTNSDGKYSFDYNSGVGYGNYAVKFPEKAGYQFTLKNVGKDVTLDSDVPYSGAEKGWNKEIDPTQPNAQYINAGYYAYNPTQDLKVNLNEKQVQMGRSLEITLPKVASTTGQAAEDTIEPSFFKNIKAATNGYKWTVADTNVATVQTLADGSAAVVGVSTNNKTIDVTDLTITIQDIFGTEQSSTAPVYVTGTEGQVAQQDGYTMGATDFSMEYKEATELTKAQALTLAKTAAFEEVKDGVNSSAEDRLDSVQVSQTQLDAIKNGSNQGSVYPLTYSITKDSKTVSVTIQVTVAKDLTAVNAHDSTIYIGDAWEEKDNFDSATNKEGATDIAFSDVTVTGSVNTAVAGVYPVTYTYNGVSKKINVTVKAIKTAVNAHDSTIYTGDTWNARDNFDSALDKDGNSVAFADVTVTGSVNTNETGTNTITYSYDGVSQTITVTVVENKEGISAHDSTIYAGESWNAKDNFDSAFDKDGNAVDLEDVTVTEKPTVDTTKAGAYEVTYKYGKVSKKITLTVKAKLTAVNAHDSAIYIGDTWSAEDNFDSALDIDGNSVAFADVEVKGTVDTDKAGTYPVTYTYDGVSKTINIQVKDILTAVNAHDSEIYIGDNWNAKDNFDSAQDKDGNTVNWNEINVSENPAVDLETVGVYQVTYSYGGVSKTINLTVHPRKTSLEVHDSTMYTGDKWKAEDNFDNATDKKGDQIPFKDVTVTGQVDSKTAGTYEISYIYDGLKKVARITVIKNQAQITVKDSVIPYGGKWEAEANFIGATNRDGVAIPFSKIKVDGTVDVNKAGTYKVIYTYDPNEGTADAGKKELSVTANIQVEAEFVKPIKPVDPSKPTDPKKPSTEKTPLKVVDNKQHTATYEAAKPLPKTGDQTNNWVIWTGICLLSMSMLLWVVMRGRKKNYQ